Sequence from the Bacteroidia bacterium genome:
ATCCGTTTGTTTATCAAAATCACTTCATCAAAATATTCTTCTACCTTGCTGATGTCATGATGAATCATGATTATTAATTTTCCACTTTCAGCTAACTCTTTGAATAGTTGCATCATTTTGATTTCGGTAGCTGCATCAACGCCCGTAAAAGGTTCGTCTAAGAAGAACACATCGGCTTGCTGGCAAATTGCCCTTGCCATAAATGTGCGTTGCAGTTGCCCGCCAGATAGCTCAGAAACCCTGAAATCTGCTAACTGCTTGATTTCTAAGAGATCCATTGCCTTTTCAATACGCGATATTTCGGTTTTGGGAATGGTTTCAAAAACTTTTTTGCCGGGATACAACCCCATTTTAACAACATCTCTTACGGTTACCGGAAACTGAATATCTACTTCGTCTTTTTGGGGCAAATAAGCGATATAACGTAGCATTGTAGAAAGTGGTTTTCCATATAGCGAAATTGTACCTTTTTGGATAGGCACAATTCCCAAAACAGCTTTTAAAAAGGTGGATTTCCCAGAACCGTTTGCACCCAAAATCCCATAAATTTTACCTGTATAAAGTTCTAACGAACAGTTAGTTAGTATCATTCTTCCGGAATAACCTACGGATAAATTTTGGATTGTTATTTTCTTTTCAGCATTAGAATCCGGCGTTGAACTTCTTTTTAATATCAACTTTGTTAACAGCCAAAAGGCAGCTATAAAAGAGGTTAAGACTACTATAAATAATGCGTTATCTATTGGAAATTTGCGTGTTTGTGTTCTGGAAGAGGTTAGTCCGGCAACGATTCTTTTGGTATTTTCTGCTAACATTCCGATGTAAGAATCTGCTCCTGAGCCGGTTTCTCCCATAGAATCAGCATACAATTTATCTCCCAGAGTTAGGCCATAGTCAGCGGCAATTTGAGCTAATGCCTTAGGGTTGGTCGTAGCCTCTACAAAGACAGCCGGTACATTACTCGTTGAAATTTCTGCTATTAAGGATTCCATTCCAGAAACAGCAATTTCGGCATCAGTAGAAGTGCCTATTAAAGTTCTAACACTTAAACCATAATGGCTTGCATAATATCGAAATGCATCATGGGTCGTGATTAAGGTTCGATTTTCAGGAGGTATTTTTTGAATTTCTTGGCGAATCCAAAAATCTAAACTATCTAACTGATGTTTGTATGTGATGAAACGATTCTCAAAATAGGCTGTTTTCTGCGGTAAAAGTTGGGTAAATGCTTCTGTAATAGCTTGTGCATATAAAATTCCATTTTGAGGAGACATCCACGCATGTGGGTCTGTTGCGTTATGAATATCTGTGTTTTCTATGGGCTTAACATACCGGCTAACGGTAATTACCTTACCGGAAACATTTGCACTTACAATTAGTTTTTTAATCCAACCTTCTAATGTTAAGCCGTTTATCAAAATCAGGTCGGCATTTCCCAACGTTATTGCATCTCTTGGAATTGGGTCGTAGATGTGTGGGTCTGTGCCGGTAGGCAATAACGATTGAACTACAATTTCGTCCCCGGCGATTTGGCGGGCTATATCACTGATAATATTAATTGTGGCAACAACGTTTTTTTTATCGTTTTGGCAAAACCCTAAAAATGGTGATATAATGATTACGAATATGTTGAATATAATTTTCTTTTTGAAGCTATCCACAAACTCAGTTTTGGCAAAGCTACAAAAAAAGGTAAATCATGCTAAAAACGTAGCAATATCAGGTTCAAGGATAAAATGTTCTGGTTGATTTCTAACAGTAGTTGTTTTTAACGATATTTGTAAAACTGGGAGAGTAGCAATCTTTTCGCAATATGATTTCTTTTAAGTCTGCAATAATTTGGCTGATTTTATGGGTCAGTTTTACTTCAGGGTTTGCCCAAAGAGTTCGAGTTTTGCCAATTGATTCAATATTAAGCCGCGTTAATCGTCATTCAGATACCACTTGGGTGCTAAACTTTTGGGCTACTTGGTGTAAGCCTTGTGTGGCAGAACTCTGGGATTTTAACAACTTTCACACACACAATCAAGATAAGCCAATACGGGTTTTATTGCTTTCTGTTGATAATCAAGATGCTGCATTTTCTCGTGTAGAGCCTTTTATACAGAAGAGAAAAATTTCTGCTGAAGTATTAGTTGTGCAAGAAACGAACCCAAATTTATGGATGGATAAAATTGACCCTAAATGGTCAGGCTCTATTCCTTCAACGTTATTTATTGCAGCAAAGACCCAAAAACGACTTTTTAAGGAACAAAGTTTTGATGAGATAGAACTGAATGACACCGTATTTCCGATGCTGTCTCCGTAAAAAGCTATCTTTTGTCTTCTTCTATTGTTTGTTTTTGGCTACACTTTTGT
This genomic interval carries:
- a CDS encoding zinc ABC transporter substrate-binding protein, producing the protein MDSFKKKIIFNIFVIIISPFLGFCQNDKKNVVATINIISDIARQIAGDEIVVQSLLPTGTDPHIYDPIPRDAITLGNADLILINGLTLEGWIKKLIVSANVSGKVITVSRYVKPIENTDIHNATDPHAWMSPQNGILYAQAITEAFTQLLPQKTAYFENRFITYKHQLDSLDFWIRQEIQKIPPENRTLITTHDAFRYYASHYGLSVRTLIGTSTDAEIAVSGMESLIAEISTSNVPAVFVEATTNPKALAQIAADYGLTLGDKLYADSMGETGSGADSYIGMLAENTKRIVAGLTSSRTQTRKFPIDNALFIVVLTSFIAAFWLLTKLILKRSSTPDSNAEKKITIQNLSVGYSGRMILTNCSLELYTGKIYGILGANGSGKSTFLKAVLGIVPIQKGTISLYGKPLSTMLRYIAYLPQKDEVDIQFPVTVRDVVKMGLYPGKKVFETIPKTEISRIEKAMDLLEIKQLADFRVSELSGGQLQRTFMARAICQQADVFFLDEPFTGVDAATEIKMMQLFKELAESGKLIIMIHHDISKVEEYFDEVILINKRIVAAGPVKTTMTSENITKTYGGAATLLVHAEELMRNQKK
- a CDS encoding TlpA family protein disulfide reductase, producing the protein MISFKSAIIWLILWVSFTSGFAQRVRVLPIDSILSRVNRHSDTTWVLNFWATWCKPCVAELWDFNNFHTHNQDKPIRVLLLSVDNQDAAFSRVEPFIQKRKISAEVLVVQETNPNLWMDKIDPKWSGSIPSTLFIAAKTQKRLFKEQSFDEIELNDTVFPMLSP